The Thermocrinis albus DSM 14484 genome segment TCACAACTTTTGCTTTGTGTCTATAAAGAAGCGTTTCCCCGGTCATGCCTACAAGGTGGCCTATGCTCTGTTGGGTTTAGGGCTACTCTCCTTAGAGAAACACATCGTAGTGTTTGACGACTGGATCAACGTACACGACATAGGTGAGGTTCTGTGGGCATGGGGAAACAATGTGGATCCATTGAGGGATGTTCTCATCCTGAAGGGACCTATAGATGTGTTAGATCACAGCACCAACAGCGTAGGTTTTGGAGGAAAGATGATAGTGGATGCCACCACTAAGTGGAGGGAAGAAGGATACACACGCCAATGGCCATCTGTCGTAGAGATGATTAGAGAGGTTAAGGAGAAGATAGATAGACTTCTTGTTGATCCCAGAAGCTCTCTTAGAGAACTCTTCCGCACGTGAGGATTTCATCTCCTTTTCATCTTTTCGGGTAAAAGATATTAGAGAAGGAGGTGATGTTATGAAGAGGTTGAGCTTGTTACTCCTTCTGGGAAGCATGGCTGTCTCCTTTGCCCACGAAGAGATAAAGGCCTACATAGGTTTAGGCACACCTTACTGCTACGAAAGGAAAGTGGTGTATATAGAAAGACCTCCCTACTATTACTATCCTGCACCTGCCAAGGTTATCATTATAGAGAAACACAAACACAAGCACAAACACTGGAAGAAAGTAAAAATATGGGAAGAGGAGGACTAAAGATCCTCTTCTAAGAGATCTATAGGCTTTCTACCTGCAAAACCTTCGTCCAGCTCGTGCCAGTACATGATGGTATCCTCTCCCTCTTTCCAACACAGCCATATGTATCTGTTCTTGTGAAAGGATAGAAAGTCTACCAGTATGGGATCTATACCCTTTATGACTCCACCTAAGGCTTCTATCTTCTGGAAGAGGGACCGTATCTCAGAATCCAGATCCTCTACGTGACTTCTCAGGTACATTCTTTCCAGATCATCCTCCTCTTCCTCCAGTCTTGCGTAGCACTGGGCCAACTCCTCCCTCTTTATGTTTATCTCTTCCACTATAGGTTTTATAAGCACCAACGTTTCTCGAGCTGAGTCCAGATCAAAAACCTTCATCTCCATACTAACTAATTTAAAAGCATAAAGACGGTGGAGCAACAGTTAGGAGACACTACAGGTTCAATACCTAGCTGTCGCGCGTAAGTAACCACGCCTTCGGCAGGGAAGGTTATACCGTTAACCCCCGCATAGAGGGCGTACACATCTAACTTTACCCTCTCTTGACCTGCGGGCCGTGCACAACCTATAACCACAGGCCTGGTAGGTATCTGCTTACGGGCATAAAGTATAACCTTGGCACACTCTTCGGGAGATGGTGGTGGAAGGAGTTGAAATCTGGCCTTTCCATAGTAAGGCATCACTACTACTAAAACAAGAGCATCAGGGTCGTAATGGGATATCATGTCTATAGCTCTGTACTCACCTTTTATCTTACCGTAATGCAGACCTATTATTACGTGAGGTACTATATGGTGCTGGTACTTTTTGAGAAAATACAGAGATCTGTCGTAGTCTGCCGTTGTTTTATGGGGTAACTTGTAAACCTGAGCTATCGTTTCATCATCACCTATTATGTCTATCAACACTGCGTCAACTTTTGCTTCCTTAAGACCCTTCGCCAGATCCTCATCCACCAAACCTACGTGGCATGTTACCAGCATCTGGAGATCTTCCTTTATGCGAGCCATGGTATCTAGGAAGGGGTAGAGTTCCACAACGCCATCTTTGTTGGAACCACCCGATATCAGCAGTCCTTCTACTCCCTTCTCCTTAAGGTTCTGTGCTACCTGCATCAGCTCATGGGGTGTGGTGGCAGGTATCATGTGCCAGAGTATCTTTGAAGCACAGTGATCACACATAAGCTCACACTGCTTTCCTGTTATAGATATGTCCACAAACTTAGGGCCACCTTTTACGGAAAAGTCATCCACCTCGTAGTGTTTAAAACCAGGACTGTGAAAGAAAACCCTATCACCGAAGTTTCTCTTCCTTATCTCCCACCCTTCCAAAAGTTCTTCCACTAACTGTTGATCCAGGGGTATATCTTCGAGGGAGGCGGGCAAAAACCCGCCTTTATCTTTTATCCACATTTGATACCCTTCTCGTTGGCCACCTTAGAGAGGGCATCCACCGCTGCCTGTCCGGTAAGAAGTAGCTTCACTTCTTCCAAGTTGGTGGGTTTTATACGCGCTATCCAACCTTGCCCGTAAGGGTCATCGTTGACGAGAGCAGGGTTAGACTTCAGAGCTTCGTTAACTTCCACTATCTCACCTGTTAGAGGTGTAGGTACAGGGCCAACCCACTTACCGCTCTCTATAGTGGCAACGCTCTTCCTCCTCTCTACGGTTCTACCCGGCTTCTTGGGTGTGTAAGCCACCAACCTACCCGCCATAGCAGCTGCTACAGAGGTGAGGCCTATAGTCCACGTACCGTCACCGTTGTCCTTGGCCCACGTGAAGGCGTTGGCCTCGGCATCCACGTCGTAGTATAGGTCCTCAGGTATGAGGCATCCGTTAACTACCGCCATGCTGCTACCTCCCTTCTATAGGATTTTAAAAAACCAGCACTTTATCAGCCTCTAGAGCCCTGAGGGCAAACTCGCTGGCTGGCACTACACCATCCAGCTCAGGTATGAGATCTTCGGGCTTATAACCCAAAGAGTCTATAGCTTGCTTGCAAGAGAAGAACCTCACACCTGCCTGTTTAGCATCCTTCATAAAGTCATAGACCGTTTTCAGCTTCTTACCGTTAGGACTAAGACAGTTTGGTTCCGCCGGCAGCAAACGTTCGGCTACCCCTTTTTTCAGCAGTCTGGTACCATCCATGTTGAAAAACATCTCTACATCAGCTTCGTTGGCTGCCATAAGAGCAGCTATGTAAAAAGGAGAGGCACATCTCCAAGGGGTCCTCGGTCCGCTGGTCATCAAGATTATCACCTTCATGACTCTATAGCCTTCCTCGCTTCTGCCTCGTCAGGAACACCCACAAAGACCAGCTTCCCGTCTATTATGGTGGAAGGAACAGCCCTCACCACCAGCTTCTTTGCCCACATCCTACCTTCAGGCTGAGCTACGTCTAGCACTTCGTACTTAAAACCGTACTCCGCTTGTAGTTTCCTCCAAAGAGCATCGGCATCGGGGCATGTGGCACACCACTGTGATACTAAGAGTATCACATGCTTGTCCTTCGCCGCCATGTTATGTACACCTCATACAGATTATATCCCACTCATCTATGTACTCCTTCATCTTTTCTATGGCCTGTGGACCGAAGAGGAGATCCCTTAAATCCCTCTCCAGATCCACAGGCTTGAGTTTCACTATCCAACCCTCACCGTACGGATCATAGTTGATGATGTCGGGCTGTTCTAGAACCTTTTCGTTTCTTTCAACAACCTCACCTTCCACCACAGCGTTGATGGGACCCGCCCATTTGCCACTTTCTAAGGATGCCACCGGCTTACCCTTCTTTATAAACTTCCCGGGTTCTTTTATGCGGGCATGTAGAAGCCTACCTGCTCTCACTTGTCCTACATCAGTGAGACCCATGGTCACAGTACCATCTTCGTTCACCTTAACCCATGTTTGAGTATCTATCTCGTAGTAGAGATCTAGGGGTATTATGCAACCGTTGTACTCCCACTCCTCTCTCTGGACATGCCCGCCTTCCAGACCCACGCTTTTCCTCCTTACACTAGACCGAGTCTCTTCAGAACAGGGATAGGATCCGAGAGATTGTCTTTCAGTTTTACATCGTTGGCGCTGTAACCGAAGGCAAGCCCAAGGAGCTGTGTAAAGTACGCAGCGGGTATATCCACGTCGGGAACTCCCTTCATCATCAACCTGTGACGGTACATCTCCAAAGATGCGTGGCACAGAGGGCACTCGGTAGCTATGATGTCAGCACCGTTCCTTTTGGCTGTCTGAAGAATCATCATGACGAACTTCTCTGAGACCTGTTCGTCGGACAGGGAGTGAGGACCACCGCAACACTGAGTGTGCATAGGTTCAAAAGGCACACTGGTGGCTCCCGCAGCCTCCAAGAGGGCATTCATATAGTACGGATGTTCGTCATCGTCGGCTGTTTCTCTCTTACGGGGCCTGGCGTCTTCCTCCTGACCCCCTGCGTGAGCGTAGGTCCTAGCATAAAAGTGAGGTCTGGTGTAGAGACAACCATAATAGTTGGCCACTTTAAGACCCTTCAAGGGTTTTCTTGTCTTCTCCCTGACTTTTTCCGGACCTGCCTCGTGGTAGAACCACTCCAGTATGTGATAGGTGTGGGGTATCTTGTCTAGGGGGTCCAAACCAGCCTCTCTCAGAAGGCTGTTTACTCTCTCGTATACTTTCTGATCTGTCTCCAGGAAGTACTCGGCTCTCTGAAGGGAGAAAGAACAACCGTTGCAGGGAGCCACTATGACGTCGTGCCCTTGCCTGCGTGCCAGTACCATGTTTCTGGCATTGAGGAGCATAGTCCCCATAAAGGTTACGTTTTTGGATTCCATGGCACCGCAGCAGTTGTAGTCTTCCAGATAGTCCAACTCAAGTCCCAACTCCTTCGCCACTATCCTTGTGGAAACATCGTAGGCTCTTGCAGCACCCTCCAAGGAACATCCAGGATAGTACGCCACTCTCTTTCCTATTACACCCATACTAAGATCCTGTTACCCGAGCACGTGTGTTGGCTCGGGTGCCGGGCTATTTGTAACGCGCCCTTTATGGGTGTCCAGAGACCCGGCAGGCGCCATTTGGACACCCTTTTTCTCATGTCAATGCTCCTTCTTCCTGCATAACTTTTCTCAAAACTTGTTTGAACCTGTTCCAGTTCTTGGTTCTAGGGTGGAACAGCATATGCTTAGCGTTCAGAACAAGGAAGCCTATGTTCATAGACTTGATGGGTTTTACAGTAAGTTGTTTGAGCCATTCGGGAGTCTCACCTATGAAGGGTATAGGCTTCTTAAGGATGGGATCCTTCACCACTTTGTAACCTTGTTTCTCAATCCAGCCAAACAGCAGCTCTCCATCTTCTATTCTACCGTACTCCAACACAGTTTCTGTAAAGAACTTATCGAACTTTTTAGAAGGATACTCATCTATCAGTCCTTTCTTGGCCATAACACGCAGTATGACCTTTAAGACCTCTTCCACGAGAACACCTTTGGGACATCTGTGAGTACACTTGTGACAGGAAACACACCTCCACATTACGTCTGCTCTCTTTTGAAGCTCATCTACCATTCCCAAACGAGCCAAATAGATGAAATGTCTAGGATTGTAACGTTCGTCCCAGTAGTTGTGTACAGGACAGGATGCCGTACAGTAGGAACACTGATAGCAGTTAACTATCGTTTTACCATCGGGAGCGTTCATTACCTCCTTTGCAAAATCTAGATCGTAATCGTCTATAACCCTAGGTAGTATGATGAGGTTCCAATCACCTGAAACGTCCACACCGTCTATAACCAACCTATCTTTTCTTAAGATCCTCTCAGGTTCTACCAAGCTCCTTTCGTGAATAGCCATGTCTCACACCTTATTACCCGAGCACGTGTGTTGGCTCGGGTGCCGGGCTATTTGTAACGCGCCCTTTAATGGGTGTCCAGAGACCCGGCAGGCGCCATTTGGACACCCTTTTTCTCATGAGCCTACCTCCATAATCTCATCCTTCCTCTGTACTCCCAGTAATCTTCTGGCCATAACTCCCGCAGGAGGGAAAAAGCCTTTAGCGCTGTGCATAGTAGAGAGTGTCATATAATCTACGTAAGTGGCGTATATCATAGCCAGGAATATGTCCACAAAGAGATAACCTCTTACCTTTATACCAAAGTCCTGAAGCTTTTCTTGTATCTGTCTGTATATCTGTTGAAACTCTTC includes the following:
- a CDS encoding glycine cleavage system protein H yields the protein MAVVNGCLIPEDLYYDVDAEANAFTWAKDNGDGTWTIGLTSVAAAMAGRLVAYTPKKPGRTVERRKSVATIESGKWVGPVPTPLTGEIVEVNEALKSNPALVNDDPYGQGWIARIKPTNLEEVKLLLTGQAAVDALSKVANEKGIKCG
- a CDS encoding DUF2203 domain-containing protein, producing the protein MEMKVFDLDSARETLVLIKPIVEEINIKREELAQCYARLEEEEDDLERMYLRSHVEDLDSEIRSLFQKIEALGGVIKGIDPILVDFLSFHKNRYIWLCWKEGEDTIMYWHELDEGFAGRKPIDLLEEDL
- a CDS encoding radical SAM protein; its protein translation is MWIKDKGGFLPASLEDIPLDQQLVEELLEGWEIRKRNFGDRVFFHSPGFKHYEVDDFSVKGGPKFVDISITGKQCELMCDHCASKILWHMIPATTPHELMQVAQNLKEKGVEGLLISGGSNKDGVVELYPFLDTMARIKEDLQMLVTCHVGLVDEDLAKGLKEAKVDAVLIDIIGDDETIAQVYKLPHKTTADYDRSLYFLKKYQHHIVPHVIIGLHYGKIKGEYRAIDMISHYDPDALVLVVVMPYYGKARFQLLPPPSPEECAKVILYARKQIPTRPVVIGCARPAGQERVKLDVYALYAGVNGITFPAEGVVTYARQLGIEPVVSPNCCSTVFMLLN
- a CDS encoding 4Fe-4S dicluster domain-containing protein, which encodes MAIHERSLVEPERILRKDRLVIDGVDVSGDWNLIILPRVIDDYDLDFAKEVMNAPDGKTIVNCYQCSYCTASCPVHNYWDERYNPRHFIYLARLGMVDELQKRADVMWRCVSCHKCTHRCPKGVLVEEVLKVILRVMAKKGLIDEYPSKKFDKFFTETVLEYGRIEDGELLFGWIEKQGYKVVKDPILKKPIPFIGETPEWLKQLTVKPIKSMNIGFLVLNAKHMLFHPRTKNWNRFKQVLRKVMQEEGALT
- a CDS encoding CoB--CoM heterodisulfide reductase iron-sulfur subunit B family protein, whose translation is MGVIGKRVAYYPGCSLEGAARAYDVSTRIVAKELGLELDYLEDYNCCGAMESKNVTFMGTMLLNARNMVLARRQGHDVIVAPCNGCSFSLQRAEYFLETDQKVYERVNSLLREAGLDPLDKIPHTYHILEWFYHEAGPEKVREKTRKPLKGLKVANYYGCLYTRPHFYARTYAHAGGQEEDARPRKRETADDDEHPYYMNALLEAAGATSVPFEPMHTQCCGGPHSLSDEQVSEKFVMMILQTAKRNGADIIATECPLCHASLEMYRHRLMMKGVPDVDIPAAYFTQLLGLAFGYSANDVKLKDNLSDPIPVLKRLGLV
- a CDS encoding thioredoxin family protein, whose amino-acid sequence is MAAKDKHVILLVSQWCATCPDADALWRKLQAEYGFKYEVLDVAQPEGRMWAKKLVVRAVPSTIIDGKLVFVGVPDEAEARKAIES
- a CDS encoding glycine cleavage system protein H, with translation MGLEGGHVQREEWEYNGCIIPLDLYYEIDTQTWVKVNEDGTVTMGLTDVGQVRAGRLLHARIKEPGKFIKKGKPVASLESGKWAGPINAVVEGEVVERNEKVLEQPDIINYDPYGEGWIVKLKPVDLERDLRDLLFGPQAIEKMKEYIDEWDIICMRCT
- a CDS encoding DsrE family protein, whose amino-acid sequence is MKVIILMTSGPRTPWRCASPFYIAALMAANEADVEMFFNMDGTRLLKKGVAERLLPAEPNCLSPNGKKLKTVYDFMKDAKQAGVRFFSCKQAIDSLGYKPEDLIPELDGVVPASEFALRALEADKVLVF